The following coding sequences are from one Bacillus carboniphilus window:
- the fabZ gene encoding 3-hydroxyacyl-ACP dehydratase FabZ, whose translation MLKIEEIKEIIPHRYPFLLVDRITEVEEGKRAVGYKNVSANEDFFNGHFPEYPVMPGVLIVEALAQVGAVAMLKKEENRGRLAFFAGIDNCRFKRQVVPGDQLRLEVEMVRFRGSIGKGKGVATVDGEVACEVEIMFALGDKKD comes from the coding sequence ATGTTAAAAATTGAAGAAATCAAAGAAATCATCCCCCACCGCTACCCGTTTCTACTCGTTGACCGCATCACAGAAGTAGAAGAGGGAAAAAGAGCGGTAGGCTATAAAAACGTATCAGCAAACGAAGACTTCTTCAACGGGCACTTTCCAGAGTACCCAGTTATGCCGGGCGTACTAATCGTGGAAGCACTAGCTCAAGTTGGAGCGGTGGCCATGCTGAAAAAAGAAGAAAACCGTGGTCGCCTCGCATTCTTCGCAGGCATCGACAACTGCCGCTTCAAGCGCCAAGTCGTACCAGGTGACCAACTCCGCCTAGAAGTAGAAATGGTCCGCTTCCGTGGCTCCATCGGAAAAGGAAAAGGAGTCGCAACCGTCGACGGCGAAGTCGCATGTGAAGTAGAAATCATGTTCGCGCTGGGAGACAAAAAGGACTAA